The following DNA comes from Hippoglossus hippoglossus isolate fHipHip1 chromosome 12, fHipHip1.pri, whole genome shotgun sequence.
CTAGATTAGAGGTGATACACGCGCTCTGAAtcagaccttttttttccctttaaaatgGTAGAAAGCACATCAATCCAACCGCGACCTTATCAAAGAAACCAGCAGACAAAACATGGCTGTTCTGGGAGGATTTGCTGCACAGAGAGGCAGTAATTAATACACGTTAATGATTGTTTTTGGTGTGTCTCATCCCTACTGCTGTCTGAACATTATACAAATCATTCTCCTCTCTTCTAGATGTGTTCTAGTGTATCTGAACTCTATTAAATGTACTCAGTGGGGAGCTGAGACGATTGGCTGAGAAAATTGACCATTTAGGGGAAAATCAACTACTTTGGAAAGGGTTAattcttcaacattttcaggCAGATAATGCCAAACACCGTCTGGTTCCAGTTCAAATCGGTTGCTTTTTCTCATCATATATGAAcatatttgggttttggactgttggtcagGCAAAATACATCTGATGTAGATCTATTACACAAACTCTGCTGGTCATAAAAACATTCTTCTTCTGAACTTATTTTCAGGGTATTGTTGTAATGTAAGAGCAGAGAGATTCTCAATGTGCTTTTCTTCACTTCTGATTTACACAGTTCAACACTGCCCCTGTCAGGTTGTTATGCTGCATTACAAGTACAAGAGCAACGTCATGACAATGCTGACGCTGTGTGGCCAGTGCAGTGGCCAGATAGACGATTTAATAAACATCCCATCTGTTTTACATAgtttatatttctttgtgaaGTCAAAACCTGTAACAGAGAGACTCAGACTAAGAGTTCGAGCACAGTAAAGAATCATGCGGTCATTACCTGCGACTGGTCTTTTTCCCGCGCTCCTCCTCACTGGGCTCTGTTGTTTTCTCCgtgcctttttctttcttcagctTTTTACTGACCAGctctctcatcttctctttccTATCTGAGTCGTATTCTTCATCTGCATCCATGTCGCCTTCAACATCATCCTCAGCCTCGTCGTCATCTGTCTGCGAGAACACGTGAAAAGGCCCAATGAAATTTAAGTGACACTGGTGGGGCAAACcagacattttaacattttcaaattaaagggATATTAACATTAATAGCATTGTCTGACTTACCTCAGGAGTATCTCCAgatgtctctttctttttcttcctttaaaaGAAGGAATATAAAGTAATGTTTTAGGGACAAATTAAGGCTAACATACCTATTACTTAATTAGTGATTGTGCATACTTATCAACTGCTGGAACAGAGCTCAGCCTTGGATCATCTTTCAGAAGGTCGTGGCTGCTTTTGCTTTTTCCCTTTAATGTCTGATGAAACAATGGTGAGcaagtgattttgtttttacacatttggaatgaaaaaaaagaatttcaaTGCAACATCAAATCCTAAAAAAGCTGTTTCATTACTATGTAAATTGGTGGATGTATATGAAacaggccaagaaagaacccataaaCTTCAGCATGGATACAAATGAAAGGGGTGgatttcactttctctaacattgtgagatagagcgtgtttttgacattttaactccatatttagaggactgataaCTATGAGTTTGGGCAGTTTGGTGCTGATAGAAATAAACATCAGTATCttctggatttaaatgtggtttcataatgggTGGGGTTATTTTCAGCACCTGTAATTCCCATTAGTGAGTAGCAGAGATAACACAATGTGGCCTTTGCCTTACGTTTGTCTAAGTAGTAGGCTTGTCTTGTCtgattgacattttatttacttatatggatcatacaataaaatacaattccCAGCTAGACTCATCTAATGGGGTTGACACATAATCATTCGTCTTGTGCAAGATATTGACACATCTCACTATCACCAGATCAACACCATCATTGGCCAATAACTGAGATGAACCAATCAGGATCTCCAATGACTTAGTGggaatgaacacaaacacttttcgATCGTTTCTATTATATTAAAAAGATTATTTTCGCCTTGGGGAGATTTTCTAAATCACCATTCATCTATTTTTCACATTGTTACCATTTTGAGTTATTAAACCAAGGTCAAACTATTAACTACACTTTACAATAACTGGATAAAACCTACGTGCTTGATTGTGCAGAGTTTACAGCCTAAGTTCTGCACCAACAACAATTCAATCAATTTAAATAAGATTTTAATGTGTCTagtccaaaaatatttttgtcaaATGTGTGGCTGCTCCCAGATGTTACAGTTTCTAGAGTAACTGATGAAAACTGGTATTTCCAAAGCAATGACTATGTTCAGAGTGTTTACTCAGTAATGATATTACTCAGACATTCCCTGTAGTTGTAACTGTCATAAATGTCAATTGCAGAGGAAGATAACGATTTATTGTCTGACACAGACAAGTTTAGTAATTCAGTACCTGGCTGACTTGATTcaccatctcctcttcctcttcagctTCCTCTCCAAAGGATAACAGACTGAAGTTCCTACAAACATCACAATACTCTTTGAACAGAATAATGCATTGTCGCCTGTTGTTCAAGCAGCCGCAGCATAAAGATTTTGTTAGAGACCGAAAGACAGATGAAATCTCAGCACTCACTTTGTGGCTTTCGACTGTGACTTCTTtgcctcctctttgtctttttccttttttccttttttagtTTCACGAGGTATAATGTCGTCAAAAGGAGAATGAAGCACCTGGAAAAGACAAACGattttgtgtgtcagtgtttcacACACGGAGATTCAAAAGTAAGAAGTTAGCAAGTTAATAAGAAGAAAATACCTCAGCAGTTCTTATTTTATGGGGATTTAGAGGTCTTTCATCATGGTTACATTCAACTTCTGTTAATCTGAGCAAATTATAAACTGTGTCTCCGGTGACCTGTGGTTGGAATTGGGAAAACAAACGATGATCAATAATTTACAAGAATCTGACCAAGCTGTTGAAAATGCATTACATTTTGCTCAGGACAGAAACATTTAAGTGAATCACTTTAGTTCTTGAGATTTACCTTGCCAAATATGGTATGCTTATTGTTGAGCTCATCTGCACGTCCCAAGGTGAAGAAGAACTGACTGCCATTATCATGAGGCCCGGCATTCGCCATGGCAACCAGACCTCTTCGAATGAAGCGCAATCTGGAGTGAAATTCATcctgaaagtttaaaaaaggacaCAGGTTGATGTGTGATTGATCATCAGGATTAGCAAGTTAATATGTGCTAAGAGTGATTTGCACATTATTATAGAGAATAATAAATAGAACATGAAGTAGAGAAGCAGTCTGACCCTGAATGGCCGACCATAGATGGACGCTCCACCTGTCCCTGATCCAGTCGGATCTCCACCTTGAACGATGAAGTCAGGCACCACTCTATGGAATATTGTTCCATCATAGTAACCTAGTGGACAGAGAGCTTATCATTTTCCAGGCATGCGATTTTTGCAAAGTTTCCTCATAATACCCGAAGAGTttcctgaaaagaaaatgtgaaatgtaacAAATCTGGAGAGCAAAAACTCTTGACATGCGTGCAGTAATGTTTAGTATAAAATCTGGCCTCTCCAAACTGGGAGGGCAGGTTTTACCGGGTGAATGATTTTGCTGTAGCTTTACAGTATGTTAGAAAATAAATGCGAGTCATTTGTCTGGCAGTGATTTACACATTAGTTCATTTGTACCTTCCATGCACAGTTGCACAAAGTTCCTGCATGCTTTAGGAGCCTCCTTGGACCACAGCTCAATGTCGATATCACCCGCTGAGGTCTTCAACAGGACctgaggaaaaaagaaatcacagggagagagaagtCGGTGGGTGAATTCAGGAGGAAATCCTGACTAGATTTTTCGAATCTACACGTGGTCTGCAAGGCAAATCAACTGCTGTACAACCCGAACATCCCATCAGACACAAGTAACGTTGGTTGTAGTGAATGCAATGAGGGTTCCAGTGATTTTATTACAATTCCAGCTTTCAGGACTGCAGGCCGTcgctacatttaaaaaaaaaaaacccagacgTCCTGAGCGTAACGAGCTGTAGAGTTAAAGTATATTTACTGAAGGCCtttcttaaaaaacacacactaaagaCAGCTATTGCAGTCAAAATGAAAAAGCCTCGCTCACCTTCCCGCTCGTTGGAGGCTCTTGAATGTAAATGTTGCTCATTCTGTCTCTTCGGCTGCGTTTCCCGTTGATGCCAGAAAATGGTGGgttctc
Coding sequences within:
- the cwc27 gene encoding spliceosome-associated protein CWC27 homolog — encoded protein: MSNIYIQEPPTSGKVLLKTSAGDIDIELWSKEAPKACRNFVQLCMEGYYDGTIFHRVVPDFIVQGGDPTGSGTGGASIYGRPFRDEFHSRLRFIRRGLVAMANAGPHDNGSQFFFTLGRADELNNKHTIFGKVTGDTVYNLLRLTEVECNHDERPLNPHKIRTAEVLHSPFDDIIPRETKKGKKEKDKEEAKKSQSKATKNFSLLSFGEEAEEEEEMVNQVSQTLKGKSKSSHDLLKDDPRLSSVPAVDKKKKKETSGDTPETDDDEAEDDVEGDMDADEEYDSDRKEKMRELVSKKLKKEKGTEKTTEPSEEERGKKTSRSDDLRKESRQLKKDLQAIKQRKEESLKPPVEEVKDADTKPSSEAVAEYLEGRKKYDDLRKQKPKKSSNREAETLALLNRFKTKLSSAITEAPADVDVEELAEDDDKGWMAHVLQFDEQSRKVKDAAIQDEDTFEIHDPRNPVNKRRREESKRILKEKKAKW